One genomic region from Manis pentadactyla isolate mManPen7 chromosome 12, mManPen7.hap1, whole genome shotgun sequence encodes:
- the CCDC124 gene encoding coiled-coil domain-containing protein 124: MPKKFQGENTKSAAARARRAEAKAAADARKQKELEDAYWKDEDKHVMRKEQRKEEKEKRRLEQLERKKETQRLLEEEDSKIKGGKVPRVAAPSKVTRAQIEETLRRDHQHKEVPDPAEKAKSHLEVPLEENVNRRVPEEGSVEARTVEDAIAVLSLAEEAADRHPERRMRAAFTAFEEAQLPRLKQENPNMRLSQLKQMLKKEWLRSPDNPMNQRAMPFNAPK; this comes from the exons ATGCCCAAGAAGTTCCAGGGCGAGAACACCAAGTCCGCAGCGGCCAGGGCCCGGAGGGCTGAAGCCAAGGCAGCAGCTGATGCCAGGAAGCAGAAGGAGCTGGAGGATGCCTACTGGAAGGACGAGGACAAACACGTCATGAGGAAGGAGCAGCGCAAG gaagagaaggagaagcgGCGCCTGGAGCAGCTGGAACGCAAGAAGGAGACGCAGCGCCTGCTGGAGGAGGAGGACTCGAAGATCAAGGGCGGCAAGGTCCCTCGGGTGGCTGCACCCAGCAAGGTCACCCGCGCCCAGATTGAGGAGACACTCCGCCGAGACCATCAGCACAAGGAAGTCCCGGACCCAG ccgaGAAAGCCAAGAGCCACCTGGAAGTGCCGCTGGAGGAGAACGTGAACCGGCGCGTGCCGGAGGAGGGCAGCGTGGAGGCGCGCACCGTCGAGGACGCCATCGCGGTGCTCAG CCTGGCGGAGGAGGCAGCGGACCGGCACCCTGAGCGCCGCATGCGGGCGGCCTTCACGGCTTTCGAGGAAGCGCAGCTGCCGCGGCTCAAACAAGAAAACCCCAACATGCGGCTGTCACAGCTGAAGCAGATGCTCAAGAAGGAGTGGCTGCGCTCACCGGACAACCCCATGAACCAGCGGGCCATGCCCTTCAACGCCCCAAAGTGA